The genomic window ATACATCCCATTGGCTCATAGTTGTTTGATTTGTTAGAAACAGTTTTTTGTCTGTTGAAAACTCTAAGCGATCTATATCGTCAATCGTTGCTACTAAATGAACATGTTCAGGCGCAACGCCAACAGCTCCTTCTGGTTCTGGGTGATTCTTTTTCCCAATGTAAATGACATCAAAGCCATCATTGACCTTCTGCTCAATAAGCTCATGGGTGATCATCACATCTGGACAGGTTGCATCAACAACCGTCAGACCTTTTTTCTCAGCCAGTTCTCTAATTTTCGGCGAGACACCATGAGCGGTAAAAATGACGGTGCCTGAGTCTGCTTGTTCCAAAATTGCTTCCCGATTTTCTCCATCCAGAGTATGTATACCAATGCTTTCAAAAGCTTCTGTCACATGCTTGTTGTGAACGATCATCCCCAATATGTAGATAGGTCTGGGTAATGACTCATCTAAAGAGACATTTCTCGCGATGACCATTGCATCGACGACACCATAACAATATCCTCGGGGACTGATATTTACGATTTCCATATAATCAAACTCCTATAGTCTGTTTTTTTAACTATACAATATTTTCATTAAGATTGTATAAAGTTTATGTCCAAC from Enterococcus sp. 9E7_DIV0242 includes these protein-coding regions:
- a CDS encoding 4-hydroxy-3-methylbut-2-enyl diphosphate reductase, yielding MEIVNISPRGYCYGVVDAMVIARNVSLDESLPRPIYILGMIVHNKHVTEAFESIGIHTLDGENREAILEQADSGTVIFTAHGVSPKIRELAEKKGLTVVDATCPDVMITHELIEQKVNDGFDVIYIGKKNHPEPEGAVGVAPEHVHLVATIDDIDRLEFSTDKKLFLTNQTTMSQWDVLDLIDLIKIKYPLVEIHQDICKATQVRQEAVVTQSQGCDLTIVVGDPKSNNSNRLAQVSEQQAGVKAYRVSDVSEIQPEWLKSVEKIAVTAGASTPTPIVREVINYLQVFDYTDPTTYIQKSTVTEEAILPRPRKKDISSNRARRLEELRNGKR